The following proteins are encoded in a genomic region of Alteromonadaceae bacterium 2753L.S.0a.02:
- a CDS encoding L,D-transpeptidase-like protein, translated as MTKLLLVILLFVVSGLCWSASQDPIADSILVEKSKRKMYLIYNGNIYKQYDISLGDNPIGHKQQEGDERTPEGEYIIDYRNPKSSYHLSLHITYPKAKDVKSAKKRGVSPGGDIFIHGLPNGMGLMPFAFKGRDWTDGCIAVTNKEIEEIWRLVENGTPIKILP; from the coding sequence ATGACTAAATTGTTATTAGTCATATTGCTTTTTGTAGTATCAGGTTTGTGTTGGAGCGCATCGCAAGATCCAATTGCAGACTCTATTCTTGTAGAAAAGTCAAAACGAAAAATGTACTTAATTTACAATGGAAATATATACAAACAGTACGATATTTCATTAGGCGATAACCCTATAGGACACAAGCAACAGGAAGGGGATGAAAGAACTCCTGAAGGAGAATATATAATCGACTATAGAAATCCTAAAAGTAGTTATCATTTATCTCTGCATATAACCTATCCAAAAGCAAAAGATGTGAAATCAGCGAAGAAAAGAGGTGTAAGCCCTGGAGGTGATATTTTTATACATGGCCTCCCAAATGGTATGGGGCTTATGCCTTTTGCGTTCAAAGGTAGAGATTGGACAGACGGATGTATTGCGGTAACCAATAAAGAAATAGAAGAGATCTGGAGATTGGTGGAAAATGGAACACCAATTAAAATACTACCATAA
- a CDS encoding Cu(I)/Ag(I) efflux system membrane protein CusA/SilA, whose protein sequence is MIAAIIHWSVHNRFFVLLATAILIGVGLYSVKHTPVDAIPDLSDVQVIIKTSYPGQAPQVVEDQVTYPLTTAMLSVPGAVTVRGFSFFGDSYVYVIFNEDTDLYWARSRVLEYLSQVAPSLPANAKAQLGPDATGVGWVYIYSLIDKTGKHDISQLRSLQDWFLKYELQTVPGVSEVAAVGGMVKQYQITVNPEKLRAFGIPLSHIQSAIQRANQEVGASVVEMAEAEYMVRASGYLQSETDIANIPLGLNANGTPLLLKDVADINIGPQMRRGIAELNGEGETVGGVVVMRFGENAQTTIDGVKAKLEQLKKGLPEGVEIITVYDRSALIDRAVDNLWHKLLEEFVVVALVCVVFLFHIRSSLVAIISLPVGMLSAFIVMHVQGINANIMSLGGIAIAIGAMIDGAIVMIENMHKHIERTPLTKVNRWQLVAKSASEVGPALFFSLLIITVSFVPVFTLEAQEGRMFSPLAFTKTYAMAASAALAITLVPVLMGYFIRGRILPEHKNPVNRLLVAIYMPVLKAALRFPAITLLLAVVALGSVYWPLQKIGSEFIPPLDEGDLMYMPTTYPGISIGKARELLQQTDKLIATVPEVENVFGKIGRAETATDPAPLTMIETFIQLKPHSEWREGVTTESLKKEFDALVKLPGVTNAWVMPIKTRIDMLATGIKTPVGVKVAGPDLAVIQAIGEQLENILKHVEGTASVYSERVAGGRYLNVDIDRAKAARFGLNIADVQQVIATAVGGINITQTIEGLERYPVNIRYPQAYRDSPEQLKLLPIVTPRGERIALADVATISIADGPPGIKSENARINGWTFVDIDGIDVGTYVNKAQQAVAEQLELPTGYSINWAGQYEYMQRAKEKLTYVVPLTLAIIIVLLYLNFRRFADVAIIMFSLPFSLIGSVWLMYGMGFNFSVAVGVGFIALAGVATELSVIMLVFLDMSWRERLEKAKTENRKPSKAELNDAILEGGALRVRPKAMTASAIIVGLLPILYGTGTGVEIMSRIAAPMVGGMVSAVVLTLLVLPVVYSVWKRGLVA, encoded by the coding sequence ATGATTGCAGCCATTATTCACTGGTCGGTGCACAATCGTTTTTTCGTGTTGCTGGCAACGGCAATCTTAATTGGCGTGGGCCTGTATTCGGTAAAACACACACCCGTCGACGCCATTCCCGATCTATCCGACGTACAGGTCATTATTAAAACCAGTTACCCCGGCCAGGCGCCGCAGGTCGTGGAAGATCAAGTCACATACCCATTAACCACCGCAATGCTTTCCGTTCCCGGCGCGGTTACGGTTCGGGGCTTTTCATTTTTTGGTGATTCCTATGTGTATGTCATTTTTAATGAAGATACCGATTTGTATTGGGCGCGCAGCCGCGTGCTGGAATATTTAAGTCAGGTTGCCCCTTCATTGCCAGCCAACGCAAAAGCGCAGCTGGGGCCAGACGCCACCGGCGTCGGTTGGGTATATATTTATTCGCTCATCGATAAAACCGGAAAACACGACATCAGCCAACTGCGCAGCCTGCAGGATTGGTTTTTAAAATACGAACTGCAAACCGTTCCGGGCGTTTCTGAAGTGGCGGCGGTGGGCGGCATGGTCAAGCAATATCAAATAACGGTTAACCCCGAAAAACTGCGCGCATTTGGTATTCCGCTTTCCCATATTCAAAGCGCTATTCAACGCGCTAATCAGGAAGTGGGTGCCTCGGTAGTAGAAATGGCAGAGGCAGAATATATGGTGCGCGCTTCCGGTTATTTACAAAGCGAAACCGACATCGCCAACATTCCCCTGGGTTTAAACGCCAATGGTACGCCCCTGTTATTAAAAGATGTTGCCGATATTAATATCGGCCCGCAAATGCGCCGCGGTATTGCCGAATTGAATGGCGAGGGTGAAACCGTGGGCGGCGTGGTAGTAATGCGTTTTGGGGAAAATGCGCAAACCACCATCGATGGCGTCAAGGCCAAACTGGAACAACTCAAAAAGGGCCTGCCGGAAGGTGTCGAAATTATCACGGTATACGACCGCTCGGCACTTATCGACCGTGCTGTCGATAATCTGTGGCACAAATTGCTCGAAGAATTTGTGGTGGTGGCCTTGGTGTGCGTGGTGTTTTTATTTCATATTCGGTCATCGCTGGTGGCAATTATCAGTTTGCCGGTAGGCATGCTAAGCGCGTTTATCGTTATGCATGTGCAGGGCATTAACGCCAACATCATGTCATTGGGCGGTATTGCCATCGCCATTGGTGCCATGATCGATGGCGCAATTGTGATGATCGAAAATATGCACAAACACATCGAACGCACCCCGCTCACCAAAGTAAACCGCTGGCAGTTGGTAGCCAAAAGTGCCAGCGAAGTCGGCCCGGCCTTATTTTTCAGCCTGTTAATTATTACCGTAAGTTTTGTGCCCGTGTTTACCCTGGAAGCGCAAGAAGGTCGCATGTTCAGCCCTCTGGCATTTACCAAAACCTATGCCATGGCCGCATCGGCCGCTTTGGCCATTACCTTGGTGCCGGTGTTAATGGGCTATTTTATTCGTGGTCGTATTCTGCCCGAACACAAAAACCCCGTTAACCGTTTGCTGGTCGCTATTTACATGCCGGTGCTTAAAGCCGCGCTGCGCTTTCCGGCAATTACCTTATTGTTGGCGGTGGTTGCACTGGGCAGTGTTTACTGGCCCTTGCAAAAAATCGGCAGTGAATTTATTCCGCCCTTGGATGAAGGCGATTTGATGTATATGCCCACCACCTACCCGGGTATTTCCATTGGCAAGGCACGCGAGCTACTGCAACAAACCGATAAACTCATTGCCACCGTACCTGAAGTGGAAAATGTGTTTGGCAAAATAGGCCGCGCCGAAACCGCTACCGATCCGGCACCGCTCACCATGATCGAAACCTTTATACAATTAAAACCGCACAGTGAATGGCGCGAAGGAGTAACTACCGAAAGCCTAAAAAAAGAATTTGATGCGCTGGTGAAATTACCGGGCGTCACCAATGCCTGGGTAATGCCCATTAAAACCCGTATCGATATGCTGGCGACAGGCATTAAAACCCCAGTGGGTGTAAAAGTGGCCGGGCCGGATCTCGCGGTTATTCAAGCAATTGGTGAACAACTCGAAAACATTTTAAAACATGTAGAAGGCACTGCCTCGGTATATTCCGAACGGGTCGCAGGTGGTCGTTATTTAAATGTCGATATCGACCGCGCCAAAGCCGCACGCTTCGGCTTAAATATCGCCGATGTGCAACAGGTTATCGCCACAGCAGTTGGTGGAATTAATATTACGCAAACCATTGAAGGCCTGGAACGCTACCCGGTAAATATTCGCTACCCGCAAGCTTATCGCGATTCGCCAGAGCAACTGAAATTACTGCCCATTGTTACCCCGCGCGGTGAGCGTATTGCGCTCGCGGATGTCGCCACTATAAGCATCGCCGATGGCCCCCCCGGAATTAAAAGCGAAAATGCGCGCATCAACGGCTGGACCTTTGTGGATATCGACGGAATTGATGTCGGCACCTACGTGAACAAGGCACAGCAGGCGGTGGCGGAACAATTGGAATTACCCACCGGCTACTCCATAAACTGGGCCGGCCAATACGAATATATGCAGCGCGCCAAAGAAAAACTCACCTATGTCGTGCCCTTAACACTGGCGATAATTATTGTGCTGCTCTATTTAAATTTTCGCCGCTTCGCCGATGTCGCCATTATTATGTTCAGCTTACCGTTTTCCTTAATTGGTTCGGTGTGGTTGATGTATGGCATGGGTTTTAATTTTTCAGTGGCGGTTGGTGTCGGCTTTATTGCACTCGCTGGTGTTGCCACGGAATTATCGGTCATTATGCTGGTATTTCTCGATATGAGTTGGCGCGAACGCCTGGAAAAAGCCAAAACCGAAAATCGCAAACCCAGCAAAGCCGAATTAAACGATGCGATACTGGAAGGCGGCGCCCTACGTGTACGTCCCAAAGCCATGACAGCCAGCGCCATAATTGTCGGCCTATTGCCGATTTTATACGGCACCGGAACCGGCGTTGAAATCATGAGTCGCATTGCGGCCCCTATGGTTGGGGGGATGGTGAGTGCAGTGGTGTTAACACTGTTGGTGCTGCCAGTGGTTTATTCGGTGTGGAAAAGGGGGCTGGTGGCCTAG
- a CDS encoding Cu(I)/Ag(I) efflux system membrane fusion protein, with amino-acid sequence MTSSKNILPAVVVAALIGLGAGVAATLLLSDTSHSDTTADAAKPLYWVAPMDPNYRRDKPGKSPMGMDLIPVYEEAGSGAESGPGTITISPEVINNLGVRTAVAERKTLHSEIISVGYVKYDEERLVHIHPRVSGWVEKLYVKSAGDPVTKNAPLYTLYSPELVNAQEELVLALTRADKRLLDAAKSKLRALQISNQQINTLTKTREVQQTVTFYAPQDGVVDNLNIREGFYVEPGTTMLSVGSLDEVWVEGEIFERQASLVKRDDTVTMTLDYLPGKTWQGKVDYIYPTLDSATRTVRIRLRFANPNKQLKPNMFAQIAIHSESPEQTLVIPREALIRTGKQDRVVLALGEGRFKSVAVKAGQQDLEHVEILDGLNDGEEIVSSAQFLLDSESSKTSDFKRMHHEHEEPESVWVAAEVLDAMPEARMVTVQHEPVEAWGWPDMMMDFQVAEDVDISQLTPGTKMHMQIRRPEGAMVEIFGVHIMSHGNAEDAESEGGESSMEGMDHNQMDQSQMNQSQMDQSQMGQNPMNQGEMDHSQMDHSQMNHSQMNHGEMDHSQHQPAGE; translated from the coding sequence ATGACTTCATCGAAAAATATTTTACCGGCGGTCGTGGTTGCCGCCTTAATTGGGCTTGGGGCTGGCGTTGCCGCCACGCTGTTGTTAAGCGATACATCGCACAGTGATACGACTGCCGATGCCGCAAAACCACTGTATTGGGTGGCTCCCATGGACCCAAATTACCGCCGCGATAAACCTGGCAAATCCCCCATGGGTATGGATTTAATACCGGTGTATGAGGAAGCCGGCAGTGGCGCGGAAAGCGGGCCGGGCACAATTACGATTTCCCCAGAGGTGATCAACAATCTCGGTGTGCGCACTGCAGTGGCAGAGCGAAAAACACTGCACAGTGAAATTATTTCTGTTGGCTATGTGAAATACGATGAAGAACGCCTGGTACACATCCATCCGCGTGTTTCCGGCTGGGTGGAGAAACTCTATGTGAAATCCGCCGGCGACCCGGTTACCAAAAATGCGCCGCTTTACACGCTTTACTCGCCCGAACTGGTTAATGCACAGGAAGAGCTGGTACTGGCCTTAACGCGCGCCGATAAACGCCTGTTGGATGCGGCTAAATCCAAATTGCGCGCGCTGCAAATTTCCAATCAACAAATTAACACCTTAACGAAAACACGCGAAGTGCAGCAAACCGTTACTTTCTATGCCCCGCAAGACGGTGTTGTCGATAATCTCAATATTCGCGAAGGCTTTTATGTGGAGCCGGGCACCACCATGCTCAGCGTGGGCTCCTTGGATGAAGTGTGGGTGGAAGGCGAAATTTTTGAACGCCAGGCGAGCCTGGTAAAACGCGACGACACGGTGACCATGACCTTGGATTACCTACCGGGTAAAACCTGGCAGGGCAAGGTGGATTACATTTACCCCACGCTGGATAGCGCCACCCGCACCGTGCGCATTCGCCTGCGTTTTGCCAACCCCAATAAGCAACTCAAACCCAATATGTTTGCGCAAATTGCCATTCACTCCGAAAGCCCCGAGCAAACTTTGGTGATTCCCCGCGAAGCGCTTATTCGCACCGGCAAGCAAGATCGCGTTGTGCTGGCGTTGGGCGAAGGTCGTTTTAAATCGGTAGCCGTAAAAGCCGGGCAGCAGGATTTGGAACATGTTGAAATTCTCGATGGCCTGAACGACGGCGAAGAAATTGTCAGCTCTGCGCAGTTTTTACTGGATTCCGAAAGTTCAAAAACATCGGATTTTAAACGCATGCATCACGAACACGAAGAGCCCGAAAGCGTTTGGGTGGCCGCCGAAGTACTCGATGCGATGCCCGAGGCACGCATGGTAACGGTACAACACGAACCGGTCGAAGCCTGGGGCTGGCCCGACATGATGATGGACTTCCAGGTGGCTGAAGACGTGGATATTAGCCAGCTAACGCCGGGAACAAAAATGCACATGCAGATCCGCCGCCCCGAAGGCGCGATGGTGGAAATTTTTGGGGTGCATATTATGTCCCACGGCAATGCGGAAGATGCCGAGTCGGAAGGCGGTGAATCGTCCATGGAAGGAATGGATCACAATCAAATGGACCAAAGCCAAATGAACCAAAGCCAAATGGACCAAAGCCAAATGGGCCAGAACCCGATGAATCAAGGCGAGATGGATCACAGCCAAATGGATCACAGCCAAATGAATCACAGCCAAATGAATCATGGCGAAATGGACCATTCACAACACCAGCCAGCCGGGGAATAA
- a CDS encoding Tfp pilus assembly protein PilF produces the protein MLQQLLAAYLFSLCAIPAVNDALKQNCSGPNCVQIAVNQGTVNIENHQLQIAINNGLVNVVGKPEDEIKIQNLQRQIQTHIRKAEALQARQLSDYEKLQSALQYSEQLNKQLTQLNRRLTALAPRDAISRELTQAYQNYDIPRIKTLLQQQQQLDDKQAAATAFELAGFQEADLELSQAYQNYQKAVLLDGNTISYLNHAGLMALQLAKYDEAIDYFHKALTQSNRASDAQQQALIAVANNNLGETYRKLGDYPKALHYFQDALQTDLEIYPPDDPNIALSYSNLATIHDELGNYQKAIDYNLLALQSDIKNFGELHPSVARIRNNLGSVYLSIGDTETAIKYYQDALASDLQSYGSEHPKVALRRNNLGYAYETLGQYHEALIYYQQALDSDLKIFGDAHPRVATRRTNIGAVYEALGAYDKAVAMHQQALDSDLKTYGDSHPNVATDRSNLGNALKGLGEYQKALHEYQQALDINRLKLGENHPSVAKARNNLALVYLSLGDYQKAISELQGALAINVASLGEHHQEAAVNRNNLGYAYKKMGNYEKAMDYYQQALNDYLQTLGEDHPNTASAYNNLGSLYHQLHQYDKAYEYFQRAYHSDLKNFGEQHPNLAMDHNNLAFSCEAQGRYKEALAHYEAALQINTRALGTEHPSTQTVAMNLRLAKIKFSAPGRIIMKLFSDIYWQMGLFLAAMTAWLIIWRANRLRRFRKSMAT, from the coding sequence GTGCTTCAGCAACTGCTGGCAGCCTACCTTTTTTCGCTTTGCGCGATTCCAGCAGTCAATGACGCCCTTAAACAAAACTGCTCCGGCCCCAACTGTGTACAAATCGCTGTTAATCAAGGCACCGTAAACATCGAAAACCATCAGTTACAAATTGCCATTAATAATGGCCTGGTAAACGTGGTTGGCAAGCCGGAAGATGAAATAAAAATCCAGAATTTACAGCGGCAGATTCAAACCCATATTCGGAAAGCCGAAGCATTACAGGCACGCCAGCTGAGCGACTACGAAAAACTGCAAAGCGCCTTGCAATACAGTGAACAATTAAACAAACAGCTTACCCAGCTGAATCGCCGTTTAACAGCGCTGGCGCCGCGCGATGCAATTAGCAGAGAACTAACACAAGCCTATCAAAATTATGATATTCCCCGAATTAAGACGCTGCTACAGCAACAACAACAATTAGATGATAAACAGGCCGCAGCCACGGCGTTTGAATTGGCGGGTTTCCAGGAAGCGGATCTGGAATTGTCGCAGGCCTACCAAAATTATCAAAAAGCCGTACTGTTGGATGGCAACACCATAAGCTATTTAAATCACGCCGGGCTTATGGCCTTGCAACTGGCCAAGTATGACGAAGCCATCGACTACTTCCACAAAGCCCTCACGCAAAGTAATCGCGCATCTGATGCACAGCAACAAGCCTTAATTGCCGTTGCCAATAATAATCTTGGAGAGACTTATCGCAAATTGGGTGACTACCCAAAAGCTTTGCACTATTTTCAGGATGCACTGCAAACGGATCTCGAAATTTACCCACCGGACGACCCCAATATCGCGTTAAGTTACAGTAATCTTGCAACCATACACGATGAACTCGGAAATTATCAAAAGGCCATAGATTACAATTTACTGGCACTACAAAGTGATATTAAAAACTTTGGCGAACTGCACCCGTCTGTCGCTCGTATTCGCAACAACCTGGGAAGTGTGTATCTATCGATTGGCGACACGGAGACCGCGATTAAATACTATCAGGATGCATTGGCAAGCGACCTGCAAAGTTACGGCAGTGAACACCCCAAGGTGGCCCTGCGACGCAATAACCTCGGCTATGCCTACGAAACTTTAGGGCAATACCACGAGGCGCTCATCTATTATCAACAGGCACTCGACAGCGATCTTAAAATATTCGGCGACGCACACCCCCGCGTTGCAACCCGCCGCACGAATATCGGTGCCGTGTACGAAGCCTTGGGGGCTTACGATAAAGCCGTTGCCATGCATCAACAAGCGCTCGATAGCGACTTAAAAACCTACGGCGACAGCCATCCCAATGTGGCCACCGATCGCAGTAATTTGGGTAATGCTCTGAAGGGCTTGGGGGAGTATCAAAAAGCGCTACATGAATACCAGCAAGCGCTGGATATCAACCGGCTTAAATTGGGGGAGAATCACCCTAGCGTCGCCAAAGCGCGCAATAACCTGGCACTGGTTTATCTTTCTTTGGGAGATTACCAAAAAGCGATTTCCGAACTGCAAGGCGCGCTGGCAATTAATGTTGCGAGTTTGGGTGAGCATCACCAGGAAGCCGCGGTTAATCGCAACAACTTGGGTTATGCCTACAAAAAAATGGGAAACTATGAAAAAGCAATGGACTATTATCAGCAAGCACTCAACGATTATTTGCAAACCTTAGGCGAAGATCACCCCAATACCGCTTCGGCGTACAACAACCTTGGCAGTCTCTATCACCAGTTACACCAATACGATAAAGCCTATGAATACTTTCAACGGGCGTACCACAGCGATCTGAAAAACTTTGGGGAGCAACACCCAAACCTTGCAATGGACCACAACAACCTAGCGTTTTCCTGCGAAGCACAAGGACGCTATAAGGAAGCCTTAGCACACTATGAAGCAGCGTTGCAAATCAATACTCGCGCGCTGGGAACAGAGCATCCTTCCACCCAAACCGTGGCGATGAATTTGCGATTGGCAAAAATAAAATTTAGCGCGCCAGGCCGAATAATAATGAAATTGTTTAGTGATATTTATTGGCAAATGGGGCTTTTTTTAGCGGCGATGACGGCTTGGCTGATTATTTGGCGAGCAAATCGACTTAGGCGGTTTCGCAAATCTATGGCGACTTAA
- a CDS encoding magnesium transporter: protein MLDESSQTLLAKISSAAAELDDPEFIGAPPLALWIGEAVEALLPEELAIILEALPTSSRKRVFQALPSEQQKPVFLAMQEESRRALVKQIDVSELGPLLDEFDAEALLELAEELPERFIAEALERLDTVEKERFERASKYDVEKAGHWVNFDFAVVYSNLKVSSALRQLKRTDSRLPDRFYIQNKKGILVGELDLANAATAEPGSKVVDLMQEVEDVVQAGDSIDDAADSVILSGRVALPVVEEDGRILGRLTLSTAYEHREELADKQFSAAGGLAEDEDLFAPVWRSSRNRAIWLGINLLTAFLASWCIGLFEATLQQVVTLAILMPVVASMGGISGSQTLTVIVRALALGKITDANRRGVLKKEFRVGVVNGLLWALIIGQCVYWWFGELLLGFTIAFAILVNIIIAVVAGVLIPAALDKLKLDPALSGSVVLTTVTDVVGFVVFLGVGAIILT from the coding sequence ATGTTAGACGAATCCTCACAAACGTTGTTGGCTAAGATTTCTAGCGCCGCGGCTGAACTCGACGACCCTGAGTTTATTGGTGCGCCACCGCTAGCGCTCTGGATTGGCGAAGCGGTCGAAGCGCTTCTGCCTGAAGAATTGGCCATTATTTTGGAAGCCTTGCCCACCAGCTCGCGTAAACGCGTTTTCCAGGCGCTGCCTTCAGAGCAACAGAAGCCCGTTTTTTTGGCGATGCAGGAGGAATCGCGTCGCGCCTTGGTTAAGCAGATTGACGTATCTGAATTGGGGCCATTGCTTGATGAATTCGACGCCGAAGCGCTGTTGGAACTGGCCGAGGAATTACCCGAGCGCTTTATCGCAGAAGCCCTGGAACGCTTGGACACTGTTGAAAAAGAACGCTTTGAACGCGCTTCCAAGTACGATGTTGAAAAAGCCGGTCACTGGGTGAATTTCGATTTCGCGGTGGTGTACAGCAACCTGAAAGTTTCCAGTGCGTTGCGACAATTAAAACGCACCGATTCCCGCTTGCCCGATCGCTTTTACATTCAAAACAAAAAAGGCATTTTGGTGGGCGAATTGGATTTGGCAAACGCCGCCACCGCCGAGCCGGGCAGTAAAGTAGTAGACCTTATGCAAGAAGTCGAAGATGTTGTGCAGGCCGGTGACAGCATTGATGATGCCGCCGACAGTGTGATTTTAAGCGGCAGGGTTGCACTGCCAGTGGTGGAGGAAGACGGTCGTATTCTCGGGCGCTTAACCCTCAGCACCGCCTATGAGCATCGCGAAGAACTGGCCGACAAACAATTTTCCGCCGCCGGTGGTCTCGCAGAAGACGAAGACTTGTTTGCGCCCGTGTGGCGCAGTAGTCGCAACCGTGCCATCTGGCTGGGTATCAATTTGCTCACTGCTTTTCTGGCTTCCTGGTGTATCGGTTTGTTTGAAGCCACGCTGCAGCAAGTGGTAACCCTCGCGATATTAATGCCGGTGGTGGCATCTATGGGTGGAATTTCTGGCAGCCAAACACTCACTGTAATCGTACGCGCTCTGGCCCTGGGTAAAATAACCGACGCCAACCGACGTGGCGTGTTAAAAAAAGAATTTCGGGTGGGTGTGGTTAATGGTTTGTTATGGGCACTGATTATTGGGCAATGTGTGTATTGGTGGTTCGGCGAGTTGCTGCTGGGTTTTACCATCGCATTTGCTATTTTGGTGAATATTATTATTGCCGTGGTGGCGGGCGTACTGATTCCCGCAGCACTCGATAAACTCAAACTGGACCCGGCACTTTCTGGCTCGGTGGTATTAACCACGGTAACCGATGTGGTGGGTTTTGTGGTATTTCTTGGCGTCGGCGCAATCATACTTACTTGA
- a CDS encoding outer membrane receptor for ferric coprogen and ferric-rhodotorulic acid, translating into MIITRSKRLACALAALCAAQTPGAVGESNTMEELVIIGMREQRQSQGATGLNLSIYDTPQSVSVLSSDTLDKFALSDINSTLSLATGVNVEAIETDRTYYNARGFDITSMHVDGVGVPFDGLVQGDLDTAIYEKVEIIRGANGLITGIGNPSGTINYVRKRPTNELLLNTKFTVGSWQQKRAEADVSVPLSGDSRWAARSVMVVEDKDSWLDNYHNNRKVFYGIVDGQVGSAVTLAAGYTHHTNKSDGVLWGALPLMYSDGTQAEFDVSTSTTMQWTYWNATTDTAFAELSWQLANDWALRTTYTYTEFDEPSELFYIYLGAQGYDKETGLGIEPYPGKYHTTSEQKQWDTAIEGGFDAWGQRHQLIVGLSLAKMDGESQDFAALSGWDALPAFPGWRGDEVARPQWDEPYLAAQTQVDLNRLYGVLRLSISEQLKFLVGGNAVRYENSGFSWGVATDSKERGSSPYLGLTWEVIAGLNAYASYSDIYQPQYELGEDFQPLGSAKGKSYEAGVKKNWFDNRLLTSFAVFKTEQDNLAEFAGYSDGDDIDDEDYSDDFDWALYRGISARSKGFEIEAAGALSDSVNLQVGYTQLRLHDPEGEQSRTFIPRKTLKTVLQWQASERLQWGVSGRWQSDIYYQAAAGRIEQPSYFVVGAYGAFDFNERLGLSLNIENMSDQKYLSSLQWEQSYYGKPRAVSVRLHWNI; encoded by the coding sequence ATGATTATTACTCGCAGCAAACGCCTCGCCTGCGCCCTCGCCGCCCTCTGTGCGGCACAAACACCGGGGGCTGTTGGCGAGAGTAATACAATGGAAGAATTGGTGATTATTGGCATGCGCGAACAGCGTCAAAGCCAGGGCGCAACGGGATTAAATTTATCGATTTACGATACCCCACAATCGGTTAGCGTGTTAAGTAGTGATACGCTGGATAAATTCGCGCTCAGCGACATCAACAGCACCTTAAGTCTGGCAACTGGTGTAAACGTGGAAGCCATTGAGACCGATCGCACCTACTACAATGCGCGGGGTTTCGACATCACCAGTATGCATGTTGACGGCGTGGGAGTGCCGTTTGATGGCCTGGTGCAAGGCGATTTGGATACCGCAATTTATGAAAAAGTGGAAATTATACGTGGCGCCAACGGCCTGATTACGGGCATCGGCAACCCGTCTGGAACGATTAACTATGTGCGTAAACGACCCACCAATGAGCTGTTGCTGAATACCAAATTTACCGTCGGTTCGTGGCAGCAGAAACGCGCCGAAGCCGATGTGTCTGTGCCATTAAGTGGTGACAGTCGCTGGGCGGCGCGCTCGGTAATGGTGGTGGAAGACAAGGATTCCTGGCTGGATAACTACCACAATAATCGCAAAGTTTTTTACGGCATTGTGGATGGTCAGGTTGGCAGCGCGGTAACCCTCGCGGCAGGCTACACCCATCACACCAATAAAAGCGATGGCGTGCTTTGGGGTGCGCTGCCACTGATGTACAGCGATGGCACCCAAGCGGAATTTGATGTGTCGACAAGCACAACCATGCAATGGACCTACTGGAATGCCACCACCGACACCGCCTTCGCAGAGCTAAGCTGGCAATTGGCGAATGACTGGGCCTTGCGTACCACATACACCTACACGGAATTCGATGAACCTTCGGAATTGTTTTACATCTATTTGGGCGCGCAAGGCTACGATAAGGAAACCGGCCTGGGCATTGAACCCTACCCCGGCAAATACCACACGACATCCGAACAAAAACAGTGGGACACCGCAATTGAAGGCGGCTTTGATGCTTGGGGCCAGCGTCACCAGTTAATTGTCGGCTTGAGCCTTGCCAAAATGGATGGCGAATCGCAGGATTTCGCGGCACTGAGCGGCTGGGATGCCCTGCCGGCATTCCCCGGCTGGCGCGGAGATGAAGTGGCGCGCCCGCAATGGGATGAGCCTTATCTGGCGGCGCAAACCCAGGTGGATTTAAATCGCTTGTACGGCGTATTGCGACTCAGCATTTCCGAGCAATTAAAATTCTTGGTGGGTGGCAACGCGGTGCGTTACGAAAATAGCGGCTTCAGTTGGGGGGTGGCCACTGATTCCAAAGAGCGCGGCAGTAGTCCCTACTTGGGTTTAACCTGGGAAGTTATTGCTGGCTTAAATGCCTACGCCAGTTACAGCGATATTTATCAACCACAATATGAGCTGGGGGAAGATTTTCAGCCGCTCGGCTCAGCCAAAGGCAAGAGTTATGAAGCTGGTGTGAAGAAAAACTGGTTCGACAATCGCTTGCTTACAAGCTTCGCCGTGTTTAAAACCGAGCAGGATAATCTCGCGGAGTTTGCGGGCTATAGCGATGGCGACGATATAGATGATGAAGACTACAGCGACGATTTCGACTGGGCCTTGTATCGGGGTATATCGGCACGCTCTAAGGGTTTTGAAATTGAAGCGGCAGGCGCGCTAAGCGATTCAGTCAACCTGCAGGTGGGGTATACCCAATTGCGGCTGCACGACCCCGAAGGCGAACAAAGCCGCACATTTATTCCCCGTAAAACCTTGAAAACAGTTTTGCAGTGGCAAGCCAGCGAACGCTTGCAGTGGGGCGTTTCCGGTCGTTGGCAAAGTGATATTTACTATCAAGCTGCCGCGGGCCGTATTGAGCAGCCGAGTTACTTCGTGGTTGGCGCTTACGGGGCGTTTGATTTTAACGAGCGCCTCGGCTTAAGCCTGAATATTGAAAATATGAGCGATCAAAAATATCTCAGCAGTTTACAATGGGAACAATCGTATTACGGCAAGCCCCGCGCGGTAAGTGTGAGATTGCATTGGAATATTTAA